From the Arctopsyche grandis isolate Sample6627 chromosome 11, ASM5162203v2, whole genome shotgun sequence genome, one window contains:
- the LOC143918910 gene encoding uncharacterized protein LOC143918910 isoform X1 yields the protein MITLLLCIIMKIFECSSKWKSSQKGSPVICECKAGRRRKCSTNPRRRRTGAQVRSGTAPCRQRPSSPPVATTLSTTPALERSVNNNHQDADFTHDNSDYQWFLDYNYRDSSCQHASVLSSLSSSYKGLGSLACYEELARDLDANLAEADMESFRTRDIHALLSNLPPSACHLMQDTNRRGEMYASITSSLMEKFCFDSSFSPHSSSQGEDSTAGSINTMSICKSELLFSPVKETSTVPGHFSVDSLDCDRLEQDLILTCQANKHNYTIAFEGSITMYSEDSDCQDVSNEKQDLPGEAKYSSSSETHNSNTYSTEKLRKSFRLQRPIESSLAQSDSGLITWSKMKNRPGQSQLKRQPSGNNNEYSGSELSRGMPTLKSQSAPDLRSKHHCQSVTSSPSAHVMSSNTESCSTDNHLNLPSGCLKTSGGSQNSHTPELINSSENPHGRNSARPPNFNLVKLFMKQKSMSNDRIMNSLMDHSEECWPNSSEAGDSGDSFSTDSKTKASGYSAKIGRDKNYQNDDCDIKQSESKNNTKKWVDSATNEYSTCTFEDSLVEGTNISETITKRAHDFIMEEDEISENSERNLYATVNKPLNRPSINNFENLGVTGSPVKVRGNTTTQTRKSTCSSITSASISSCSESEGTQITRLHKLFSKDNTDHKATSTQVPHDLMDKSMQTSFLSNLHAPRERSVLKVVEPSFLEKLKKGDSQKPVYVLYPNYTLPDLGFISKDQNIDKVIFKPLKFAPSPDEPAKTKDKRQGGKNARPFSCNDVEGLRKKGFNHIRDWDSLTFLLPMEYRQILAEMPEIVQQLKDKEEELLRHKERPLFCVSPPVKHKARPVSCDCASLLSNNTTNVSSSSSTATQPSSGYRGSSTMLTDSSAQNSPAPAPGFNPLFVYKYDSATSSEASFMNEKQRSGIPGSGPPLPKRSISLAEQSKMAINGKVIDIAPPRPPLPKGILRKSVDKTRKNTPNTKRYSMFEMEDPAQDAAICMNMQTEQKVLKRRSLQEPYYLLKNNSIVEMKKNNDLAAKRFSQQFLDAAEKDIDDTEFFHDEGVGTESSLESGKSHDINGARPSTPPLPRPVKGQITEVNPCVFPTSLSQPILTSCDLQQLEDFLKHSGITCNDMEQWDNTQIQKVKNQVTKFLCMKRSDDDKESLDSSCSSGHSKKSVSFAEKGESKRSADELRAAVLKTPPNSPNISSAAPHRHYQIKNLAEIPICEEGESSPEGYASPTNSHGLHRQSSTEIAQKRGLLSDVLEAVDTVAEEGTGAPRLIVGLLCPALYGLFSDGLRDSIDTPFGPANNSVWQVIEASARQGPITKSLNELVMRINSEDALSESVLKFNAFIMGLLNVRSLDAFVSYLRTRESVLRRHYTTNALLRGGSGLLSGGSGGTLIAALAPLANMPFNLDLLWQLKDMHRSFKRMEDMMSNESNSSGEWGVERVGASGGSTPGSAGSTPGSTSGKSKIPRPVTSPVRPHAQTPPANTVSPVKRGIPVAMSQAKKVTTPPSNQRSPLPPLPHSTVATARVNSNLGGAVKKTINTNRISRPEVCGNGPAAPRPSSLPYRRATPPSTTRPRRAASTSQTRPTAPANNHPSTKMVRTLWHRLPSDSGHLAFNEGERLRLVLEVDDQWLLCCRGQQKGLVPRNAVLPVPDSVLQKF from the exons CTATCGAGACAGTTCGTGTCAGCACGCAAGTGTGCTGTCTTCGCTGTCCAGTTCTTACAAAGGACTGGGATCGTTGGCGTGCTATGAAGAGTTGGCTCGCGATTTGGACGCCAACTTAGCTGAAGCGGATATGGAGAGTTTCCGCACTCGTGACATCCATGCTCTGCTGTCCAATTTGCCGCCTTCAGCCTGCCATCTCATGCAAGAT ACGAACCGTCGCGGTGAGATGTACGCCAGCATCACCAGTTCGCTGATGGAAAAGTTCTGTTTTGATTCTTCATTCAGTCCGCACAGTAGCTCTCAG GGTGAGGATTCCACAGCCGGTTCGATTAATACAATGTCGATTTGTAAATCGGAGCTACTGTTTTCGCCCGTGAAAGAGACGTCGACCGTTCCAGGTCATTTCAGTGTCGACAGTCTCGATTGTGACCGGCTGGAGCAAGATTTAATCCTCACATGTCAAGCAAATAAGCACAATTATACGATTGCCTTCGAAGGTAGCATTACAATGTATTCCGAAGACAGCGACTGCCAAGACGTTTCGAACG aGAAGCAAGACTTACCAGGAGAAGCCAAATACAGTTCTTCAAGTGAAACTCACAATTCTAATACATATTCAACGGAAAAGTTACGCAAATCTTTCCGTTTACAACGCCCTATAGAATCTTCACTGGCTCAAAGCGACTCCGGTCTTATTACATGGAGTAAAATGAAGAACAGACCGGGGCAGTCTCAACTTAAgag ACAACCTTCTGGTAACAATAACGAATATTCTGGTTCGGAACTCTCAAGAGGGATGCCTACTCTGAAAAGTCAGAGTGCTCCTGACCTTCGGTCTAAACATCATTGCCAAAGTGTTACGAGCTCGCCCAGTGCTCATGTCATGTCGTCAAAT ACGGAATCATGTTCGACTGATAATCACTTAAATCTGCCGTCTGGATGTCTGAAGACGTCTGGCGGGTCTCAAAATAGCCACACTCCCGAATTGATAAACTCTTCTGAGAATCCCCATGGAAGAAATAGCGCACGCCCGCCAAATTTCAATCTCGTAAAGCTCTTCATGAAGCAGAAGAGTATGAGCAACGACAGGATCATGAATTCGCTCATGGATCATTCGGAGGAGTGTTGGCCGAACAGCTCGGAGGCTGGCGACAGTGGTGATTCGTTCTCGACCGATTCGAAGACGAAAGCCTCCGGCTATTCCGCGAAGATTGGCAGAGATAAGAATTATCAGAATGACGATTGTGATATAAAACAATCTGAATCGAAAAATAACACTAAAAAGTGGGTCGACAGCGCCACTAACGAATATTCCACGTGCACTTTCGAAGACAGTCTCGTGGAAGGTACTAACATTTCTGAAACAATAACAAAAAGGGCTCATGATTTTATCATGGAAGAGGATGAAATATCGGAAAACTCCGAAAGAAATTTATATGCAACTGTTAACAAACCGCTAAACAGACCTAGCATTAACAACTTTGAAAATCTTGGTGTTACGGGTAGTCCCGTCAAAGTAAGGGGAAACACCACTACTCAAACGAGAAAATCTACATGTTCTTCTATTACGAGCGCTAGTATATCTAGTTGCTCAGAATCTGAAGGTACGCAGATAACAAGACTGCATAAACTGTTTTCCAAAGATAATACAGATCATAAAGCCACGTCTACTCAAGTTCCACACGATCTAATGGATAAAAGCATGCAAACGTCATTCTTGTCAAATTTACATGCACCACGAGAACGAAGTGTATTGAAAGTCGTAGAACCGTCTTTCCTCGAGAAGCTCAAGAAAGGCGATAGTCAAAAGCCTGTATATGTGCTGTATCCAAATTATACTCTTCCAGACCTTGGATTCATATCAAAAGATCAAAACATAGATAAGGTAATATTTAAACCGTTGAAATTCGCTCCGTCACCCGACGAGCCCGCAAAAACCAAAGATAAAAGACAAGGAGGAAAAAATGCAAGACCATTCTCTTGCAATGACGTAGAAGGATTAAGGAAAAAAGGTTTTAACCACATAAGAGATTGGGATTCCTTAACGTTTTTGTTGCCTATGGAGTACAGGCAAATATTAGCAGAAATGCCTGAAATAGTTCAACAATTAAAAGACAAAGAAGAGGAATTGTTACGCCATAAAGAAAGACCACTCTTCTGCGTATCACCACCAGTAAAGCACAAAGCAAGACCAGTCAGTTGCGATTGTGCTTCTCTTCTAAGCAATAATACAACAAATGTTTCATCCAGTTCAAGCACGGCAACTCAGCCGTCATCCGGATACCGCGGATCATCTACCATGCTCACAGATTCATCAGCTCAAAACAGTCCAGCTCCAGCGCCAGGATTCAATCCTCTTTTCGTATACAAGTACGACAGCGCTACAAGTTCAGAAGCCAGTTTTATGAACGAGAAACAAAGATCTGGAATACCCGGAAGTGGTCCGCCCCTTCCAAAACGTTCAATATCATTGGCAGAGCAGAGTAAAATGGCCATCAATGGCAAGGTCATAGACATTGCACCACCGAGACCTCCTCTACCGAAAGGCATATTGCGCAAATCTGTTGACAAGACACGTAAAAATACTCCAAATACTAAACGGTATAGTATGTTTGAAATGGAAGATCCTGCACAAGATGCTGCTATTTGTATGAATATGCAAACAGAACAGAAAGTATTAAAACGAAGATCTTTACAAGAACCATACTACTTACTTAAAAATAACTCAATAGTAGAAATGAAGAAGAATAATGACTTAGCAGCTAAAAGGTTTTCACAACAATTTTTGGATGCTGCTGAAAAAGATATAGATGATACGGAATTCTTCCACGATGAAGGTGTAGGCACTGAAAGTAGCTTAGAATCTGGAAAGTCGCATGACATCAACGGTGCCAGGCCGTCTACACCTCCGTTACCAAGACCCGTGAAGGGACAAATAACTGAAGTGAATCCATGTGTGTTTCCCACTTCACTATCTCAACCAATATTGACAAGTTGCGATCTGCAACAATTGGAAGACTTCTTAAAACACAGCGGAATAACCTGCAACGATATGGAGCAATGGGATAACACTCAAATTCAAAAGGTCAAAAATCAAGTTACCAAGTTTTTGTGTATGAAGCGATCGGACGACGATAAGGAATCGCTCGACTCGAGCTGCAGCAGTGGTCACAGCAAAAAATCAGTCAGTTTTGCTGAAAAAGGTGAAAGCAAGCGATCGGCCGATGAACTTCGAGCGGCCGTATTGAAGACACCTCCAAACTCCCCTAACATATCGTCTGCTGCACCACATCGACACTATCAA atCAAAAACTTGGCAGAGATTCCCATTTGTGAAGAAGGAGAATCAAGTCCCGAAGGATATGCAAGCCCAACTAATAGTCATGGATTGCATCGTCAATCTTCTACTGAGATTGCACAAAAGAGAG GACTATTATCAGACGTGTTAGAAGCCGTTGATACCGTTGCTGAAGAAGGAACTGGAGCACCACGACTAATCGTTGGATTATTGTGTCCAGCATTATACGGACTATTCAGCGATGGCTTACGAGACTCAATTGACACTCCTTTTGGTCCGGCTAATAATTCCGTATGGCAAGTTATTGAAGCGTCTGCAAGACAAG GACCGATAACTAAATCATTGAACGAATTGGTGATGAGAATCAACAGCGAAGATGCATTATCGGAGAGCGTACTCAAATTCAACGCATTCATAATGGGTTTGCTTAA cGTTCGCTCCTTGGACGCTTTCGTGTCGTACTTGAGGACCCGGGAGTCTGTATTGCGCAGACACTATACGACGAATGCTCTGTTGCGTGGTGGAAGTGGATTGCTCTCCGGAGGCTCTGGAGGAACTTTGATCGCCGCTCTGGCACCGTTAGCCAACATGCCGTTCAATTTAGATCTGCTGTGGCAACTCAAAGACATGCACCGCAGCTTCAAAAGGATGGAAGACATGATGTCGAATGAG TCTAACTCGTCTGGTGAATGGGGTGTAGAGCGTGTCGGTG CCTCTGGAGGATCTACTCCAGGCTCGGCTGGTTCGACTCCTGGATCTACTTCAGGAAAATCGAAGATACCTAGACCTGTCACATCACCAGTCAGACCTCATGCCCAAACGCCTCCAGCGAACACAGTATCACCAGTTAAAAG AGGTATCCCCGTTGCCATGAGTCAAGCGAAGAAAGTTACAACACCACCGAGTAACCAAAGATCCCCACTACCTCCACTTCCACACAGCACAGTTGCAACGGCAAGAGTAAATTCAAACTTAGGCGGAGCTGTCAAAAAGACAATTAATACTAATAG GATAAGTCGTCCTGAAGTTTGCGGAAACGGTCCAGCTGCGCCGAGACCCTCGTCTCTTCCCTACCGTAGAGCAACACCTCCATCAACGACTCGTCCTAGACGAGCCGCTTCCACTTCGCAAACACGTCCTACAGCTCCAGCTAACAATCATCCATCTACTAA GATGGTGAGAACTCTGTGGCACAGACTACCGTCGGATTCCGGACATTTGGCCTTCAATGAGGGTGAACGTCTCCGATTGGTATTGGAAGTAGACGACCAATGGTTATTGTGTTGTCGTGGTCAACAGAAAGGACTCGTACCACGCAACGCAGTATTACCTGTGCCCGATAGCGTCTTACAAAAattctaa
- the LOC143918910 gene encoding uncharacterized protein LOC143918910 isoform X2 yields the protein MRVKNTNSDRTNGAQVRSGTAPCRQRPSSPPVATTLSTTPALERSVNNNHQDADFTHDNSDYQWFLDYNYRDSSCQHASVLSSLSSSYKGLGSLACYEELARDLDANLAEADMESFRTRDIHALLSNLPPSACHLMQDTNRRGEMYASITSSLMEKFCFDSSFSPHSSSQGEDSTAGSINTMSICKSELLFSPVKETSTVPGHFSVDSLDCDRLEQDLILTCQANKHNYTIAFEGSITMYSEDSDCQDVSNEKQDLPGEAKYSSSSETHNSNTYSTEKLRKSFRLQRPIESSLAQSDSGLITWSKMKNRPGQSQLKRQPSGNNNEYSGSELSRGMPTLKSQSAPDLRSKHHCQSVTSSPSAHVMSSNTESCSTDNHLNLPSGCLKTSGGSQNSHTPELINSSENPHGRNSARPPNFNLVKLFMKQKSMSNDRIMNSLMDHSEECWPNSSEAGDSGDSFSTDSKTKASGYSAKIGRDKNYQNDDCDIKQSESKNNTKKWVDSATNEYSTCTFEDSLVEGTNISETITKRAHDFIMEEDEISENSERNLYATVNKPLNRPSINNFENLGVTGSPVKVRGNTTTQTRKSTCSSITSASISSCSESEGTQITRLHKLFSKDNTDHKATSTQVPHDLMDKSMQTSFLSNLHAPRERSVLKVVEPSFLEKLKKGDSQKPVYVLYPNYTLPDLGFISKDQNIDKVIFKPLKFAPSPDEPAKTKDKRQGGKNARPFSCNDVEGLRKKGFNHIRDWDSLTFLLPMEYRQILAEMPEIVQQLKDKEEELLRHKERPLFCVSPPVKHKARPVSCDCASLLSNNTTNVSSSSSTATQPSSGYRGSSTMLTDSSAQNSPAPAPGFNPLFVYKYDSATSSEASFMNEKQRSGIPGSGPPLPKRSISLAEQSKMAINGKVIDIAPPRPPLPKGILRKSVDKTRKNTPNTKRYSMFEMEDPAQDAAICMNMQTEQKVLKRRSLQEPYYLLKNNSIVEMKKNNDLAAKRFSQQFLDAAEKDIDDTEFFHDEGVGTESSLESGKSHDINGARPSTPPLPRPVKGQITEVNPCVFPTSLSQPILTSCDLQQLEDFLKHSGITCNDMEQWDNTQIQKVKNQVTKFLCMKRSDDDKESLDSSCSSGHSKKSVSFAEKGESKRSADELRAAVLKTPPNSPNISSAAPHRHYQIKNLAEIPICEEGESSPEGYASPTNSHGLHRQSSTEIAQKRGLLSDVLEAVDTVAEEGTGAPRLIVGLLCPALYGLFSDGLRDSIDTPFGPANNSVWQVIEASARQGPITKSLNELVMRINSEDALSESVLKFNAFIMGLLNVRSLDAFVSYLRTRESVLRRHYTTNALLRGGSGLLSGGSGGTLIAALAPLANMPFNLDLLWQLKDMHRSFKRMEDMMSNESNSSGEWGVERVGGKFRRLQRRWEMLSGQETSPSKSARPNSTMNSTASGGSTPGSAGSTPGSTSGKSKIPRPVTSPVRPHAQTPPANTVSPVKRGIPVAMSQAKKVTTPPSNQRSPLPPLPHSTVATARVNSNLGGAVKKTINTNRISRPEVCGNGPAAPRPSSLPYRRATPPSTTRPRRAASTSQTRPTAPANNHPSTKMVRTLWHRLPSDSGHLAFNEGERLRLVLEVDDQWLLCCRGQQKGLVPRNAVLPVPDSVLQKF from the exons CTATCGAGACAGTTCGTGTCAGCACGCAAGTGTGCTGTCTTCGCTGTCCAGTTCTTACAAAGGACTGGGATCGTTGGCGTGCTATGAAGAGTTGGCTCGCGATTTGGACGCCAACTTAGCTGAAGCGGATATGGAGAGTTTCCGCACTCGTGACATCCATGCTCTGCTGTCCAATTTGCCGCCTTCAGCCTGCCATCTCATGCAAGAT ACGAACCGTCGCGGTGAGATGTACGCCAGCATCACCAGTTCGCTGATGGAAAAGTTCTGTTTTGATTCTTCATTCAGTCCGCACAGTAGCTCTCAG GGTGAGGATTCCACAGCCGGTTCGATTAATACAATGTCGATTTGTAAATCGGAGCTACTGTTTTCGCCCGTGAAAGAGACGTCGACCGTTCCAGGTCATTTCAGTGTCGACAGTCTCGATTGTGACCGGCTGGAGCAAGATTTAATCCTCACATGTCAAGCAAATAAGCACAATTATACGATTGCCTTCGAAGGTAGCATTACAATGTATTCCGAAGACAGCGACTGCCAAGACGTTTCGAACG aGAAGCAAGACTTACCAGGAGAAGCCAAATACAGTTCTTCAAGTGAAACTCACAATTCTAATACATATTCAACGGAAAAGTTACGCAAATCTTTCCGTTTACAACGCCCTATAGAATCTTCACTGGCTCAAAGCGACTCCGGTCTTATTACATGGAGTAAAATGAAGAACAGACCGGGGCAGTCTCAACTTAAgag ACAACCTTCTGGTAACAATAACGAATATTCTGGTTCGGAACTCTCAAGAGGGATGCCTACTCTGAAAAGTCAGAGTGCTCCTGACCTTCGGTCTAAACATCATTGCCAAAGTGTTACGAGCTCGCCCAGTGCTCATGTCATGTCGTCAAAT ACGGAATCATGTTCGACTGATAATCACTTAAATCTGCCGTCTGGATGTCTGAAGACGTCTGGCGGGTCTCAAAATAGCCACACTCCCGAATTGATAAACTCTTCTGAGAATCCCCATGGAAGAAATAGCGCACGCCCGCCAAATTTCAATCTCGTAAAGCTCTTCATGAAGCAGAAGAGTATGAGCAACGACAGGATCATGAATTCGCTCATGGATCATTCGGAGGAGTGTTGGCCGAACAGCTCGGAGGCTGGCGACAGTGGTGATTCGTTCTCGACCGATTCGAAGACGAAAGCCTCCGGCTATTCCGCGAAGATTGGCAGAGATAAGAATTATCAGAATGACGATTGTGATATAAAACAATCTGAATCGAAAAATAACACTAAAAAGTGGGTCGACAGCGCCACTAACGAATATTCCACGTGCACTTTCGAAGACAGTCTCGTGGAAGGTACTAACATTTCTGAAACAATAACAAAAAGGGCTCATGATTTTATCATGGAAGAGGATGAAATATCGGAAAACTCCGAAAGAAATTTATATGCAACTGTTAACAAACCGCTAAACAGACCTAGCATTAACAACTTTGAAAATCTTGGTGTTACGGGTAGTCCCGTCAAAGTAAGGGGAAACACCACTACTCAAACGAGAAAATCTACATGTTCTTCTATTACGAGCGCTAGTATATCTAGTTGCTCAGAATCTGAAGGTACGCAGATAACAAGACTGCATAAACTGTTTTCCAAAGATAATACAGATCATAAAGCCACGTCTACTCAAGTTCCACACGATCTAATGGATAAAAGCATGCAAACGTCATTCTTGTCAAATTTACATGCACCACGAGAACGAAGTGTATTGAAAGTCGTAGAACCGTCTTTCCTCGAGAAGCTCAAGAAAGGCGATAGTCAAAAGCCTGTATATGTGCTGTATCCAAATTATACTCTTCCAGACCTTGGATTCATATCAAAAGATCAAAACATAGATAAGGTAATATTTAAACCGTTGAAATTCGCTCCGTCACCCGACGAGCCCGCAAAAACCAAAGATAAAAGACAAGGAGGAAAAAATGCAAGACCATTCTCTTGCAATGACGTAGAAGGATTAAGGAAAAAAGGTTTTAACCACATAAGAGATTGGGATTCCTTAACGTTTTTGTTGCCTATGGAGTACAGGCAAATATTAGCAGAAATGCCTGAAATAGTTCAACAATTAAAAGACAAAGAAGAGGAATTGTTACGCCATAAAGAAAGACCACTCTTCTGCGTATCACCACCAGTAAAGCACAAAGCAAGACCAGTCAGTTGCGATTGTGCTTCTCTTCTAAGCAATAATACAACAAATGTTTCATCCAGTTCAAGCACGGCAACTCAGCCGTCATCCGGATACCGCGGATCATCTACCATGCTCACAGATTCATCAGCTCAAAACAGTCCAGCTCCAGCGCCAGGATTCAATCCTCTTTTCGTATACAAGTACGACAGCGCTACAAGTTCAGAAGCCAGTTTTATGAACGAGAAACAAAGATCTGGAATACCCGGAAGTGGTCCGCCCCTTCCAAAACGTTCAATATCATTGGCAGAGCAGAGTAAAATGGCCATCAATGGCAAGGTCATAGACATTGCACCACCGAGACCTCCTCTACCGAAAGGCATATTGCGCAAATCTGTTGACAAGACACGTAAAAATACTCCAAATACTAAACGGTATAGTATGTTTGAAATGGAAGATCCTGCACAAGATGCTGCTATTTGTATGAATATGCAAACAGAACAGAAAGTATTAAAACGAAGATCTTTACAAGAACCATACTACTTACTTAAAAATAACTCAATAGTAGAAATGAAGAAGAATAATGACTTAGCAGCTAAAAGGTTTTCACAACAATTTTTGGATGCTGCTGAAAAAGATATAGATGATACGGAATTCTTCCACGATGAAGGTGTAGGCACTGAAAGTAGCTTAGAATCTGGAAAGTCGCATGACATCAACGGTGCCAGGCCGTCTACACCTCCGTTACCAAGACCCGTGAAGGGACAAATAACTGAAGTGAATCCATGTGTGTTTCCCACTTCACTATCTCAACCAATATTGACAAGTTGCGATCTGCAACAATTGGAAGACTTCTTAAAACACAGCGGAATAACCTGCAACGATATGGAGCAATGGGATAACACTCAAATTCAAAAGGTCAAAAATCAAGTTACCAAGTTTTTGTGTATGAAGCGATCGGACGACGATAAGGAATCGCTCGACTCGAGCTGCAGCAGTGGTCACAGCAAAAAATCAGTCAGTTTTGCTGAAAAAGGTGAAAGCAAGCGATCGGCCGATGAACTTCGAGCGGCCGTATTGAAGACACCTCCAAACTCCCCTAACATATCGTCTGCTGCACCACATCGACACTATCAA atCAAAAACTTGGCAGAGATTCCCATTTGTGAAGAAGGAGAATCAAGTCCCGAAGGATATGCAAGCCCAACTAATAGTCATGGATTGCATCGTCAATCTTCTACTGAGATTGCACAAAAGAGAG GACTATTATCAGACGTGTTAGAAGCCGTTGATACCGTTGCTGAAGAAGGAACTGGAGCACCACGACTAATCGTTGGATTATTGTGTCCAGCATTATACGGACTATTCAGCGATGGCTTACGAGACTCAATTGACACTCCTTTTGGTCCGGCTAATAATTCCGTATGGCAAGTTATTGAAGCGTCTGCAAGACAAG GACCGATAACTAAATCATTGAACGAATTGGTGATGAGAATCAACAGCGAAGATGCATTATCGGAGAGCGTACTCAAATTCAACGCATTCATAATGGGTTTGCTTAA cGTTCGCTCCTTGGACGCTTTCGTGTCGTACTTGAGGACCCGGGAGTCTGTATTGCGCAGACACTATACGACGAATGCTCTGTTGCGTGGTGGAAGTGGATTGCTCTCCGGAGGCTCTGGAGGAACTTTGATCGCCGCTCTGGCACCGTTAGCCAACATGCCGTTCAATTTAGATCTGCTGTGGCAACTCAAAGACATGCACCGCAGCTTCAAAAGGATGGAAGACATGATGTCGAATGAG TCTAACTCGTCTGGTGAATGGGGTGTAGAGCGTGTCGGTGGTAAGTTCAGGCGTCTTCAACGCCGTTGGGAAATGTTGAGTGGTCAAGAAACCAGTCCATCTAAATCTGCTCGACCTAATTCCACTATGAATTCTACAGCCTCTGGAGGATCTACTCCAGGCTCGGCTGGTTCGACTCCTGGATCTACTTCAGGAAAATCGAAGATACCTAGACCTGTCACATCACCAGTCAGACCTCATGCCCAAACGCCTCCAGCGAACACAGTATCACCAGTTAAAAG AGGTATCCCCGTTGCCATGAGTCAAGCGAAGAAAGTTACAACACCACCGAGTAACCAAAGATCCCCACTACCTCCACTTCCACACAGCACAGTTGCAACGGCAAGAGTAAATTCAAACTTAGGCGGAGCTGTCAAAAAGACAATTAATACTAATAG GATAAGTCGTCCTGAAGTTTGCGGAAACGGTCCAGCTGCGCCGAGACCCTCGTCTCTTCCCTACCGTAGAGCAACACCTCCATCAACGACTCGTCCTAGACGAGCCGCTTCCACTTCGCAAACACGTCCTACAGCTCCAGCTAACAATCATCCATCTACTAA GATGGTGAGAACTCTGTGGCACAGACTACCGTCGGATTCCGGACATTTGGCCTTCAATGAGGGTGAACGTCTCCGATTGGTATTGGAAGTAGACGACCAATGGTTATTGTGTTGTCGTGGTCAACAGAAAGGACTCGTACCACGCAACGCAGTATTACCTGTGCCCGATAGCGTCTTACAAAAattctaa